A region of Eschrichtius robustus isolate mEscRob2 chromosome 19, mEscRob2.pri, whole genome shotgun sequence DNA encodes the following proteins:
- the CTU2 gene encoding cytoplasmic tRNA 2-thiolation protein 2 isoform X1, with the protein MCEVGEDYRAPAGQPPPRPGREQKCVKCKEGLPVVVIRAGDAFCRDCFKAFYVHKFRAVLGKNRLIFPGEKVLLAWSGGPSSSSMLWQVLEGLSRDSAKRLRFVPGVVYADEGAACGQSPEDRAKTVAEAKLVLQSVGFPWHIVALEEVFSLPPSVLRCSAREPVGTEGAYKAAVGSLLQQQHALGEEQQSLPCPPRLPIQAGPPTAGQTEALSTLFSSVETLTAKEELLRTLRTHLILHVARTHGYSKVMMGDSCTRLAIKLMTSLALGRGAFLAWDTGFSDERHGDVVVVRPMREHTLKEVAFYNRLFAVPSVFTPAVDTKAPEKASIHRLMEAFILRLQAQFPSTVSTVYRTSEKLVKAPRDGCAAGTPGPRCLLCMCVLDVDTADSATAFGAQTSSQLPQTQPPIAQAEAPTVSCCCTRMGGARHCCRTEEDPRARVIEQLCYGCRVNMKDLPSLDPLPPYILAEAQLRSQRAEAEQIQEYLLEDREDEDARPGEN; encoded by the exons ATGTGCGAGGTGGGCGAGGACTATCGGGCGCCCGCGGGGCAGCCGCCGCCACGGCCCGG CCGTGAGCAGAAATGTGTGAAGTGCAAGGAAGGCCTGCCTGTCGTGGTGATCCGAGCCGGAGATGCTTTCTGCAG GGACTGTTTCAAGGCGTTTTACGTCCACAAGTTCAGAGCCGTGCTTGGAAAGAACCGGCTGATCTTCCCGGGGGAGAAG GTGCTCCTGGCGTGGTCCGGGGGGCCTTCGTCCAGCTCCATGCTCTGGCAGGTCCTTGAG GGCCTGAGTCGAGATTCTGCCAAGAGACTGCGTTTCGTGCCAGGGGTTGTCTACGCCGATG AGGGAGCAGCCTGTGGCCAGAGCCCGGAGGACAGAGCAAAAACCGTGGCCGAGGCGAAGCTGGTCTTGCAGAGCGTCGGCTTCCCGTGGCACATTGTTGCCTTGGAAGAG gtgttcagcctgccgccctctGTGCTGCGCTGCTCTGCCCGGGAGCCGGTGGGGACCGAGGGAGCCTATAAGGCGGCCGTGGGCAGTCTCCTGCAGCAGCAGCACGCCCTGGGCGAGGAGCAGCAGAGCCTGCCCTGCCCCCCGCGCCTCCCGATCCAGGCTGGGCCACCCACAGCCGGCCAGACTGAGGCTCTGTCCACACTGTTCAGCTCAGTGGAGACGCTGACGGCCAAGGAGGAGCTTCTGCGGACACTGCG gaCCCACTTGATCCTGCACGTGGCCCGGACCCACGGCTACTCCAAGGTGATGATGGGGGACAGCTGCACCCGCCTGGCCATCAAGCTCATGACCAGCCTGGCACTGGGGAGAGGGGCCTTCCTCGCCTGGGACACG ggcttcTCAGACGAGCGACACGGCGACGTGGTGGTGGTGCGGCCCATGCGCGAGCACACGCTTAAGGAGGTCGCCTTCTACAACCGCCTGTTTGCCGTCCCCTCCGTCTTCACGCCGGCCGTTGACACCAAG GCCCCCGAAAAGGCCAGCATCCACCGGCTGATGGAGGCCTTCATCCTCAGGCTGCAGGCCCAGTTCCCCTCCACGGTCAGCACGGTGTACAG gacgaGCGAGAAACTGGTCAAGGCGCCCAGAGATGGCTGTGCTGCCGGCACCCCCGGCCCCCGCTGCCTGCTCTGTATGTGCGTGCTGGATGTCGACACTGCTG ACAGTGCCACAGCTTTTGGGGCTCAGACCTCCTCGCAGCTCCCCCAGACGCAGCCCCCCATTGCACAGGCTGAGGCGCCCACCGTGTCCTGCTGCTGCACCAGGATGGGCGGGGCCCGGCACTGCTGCAGGAC GGAGGAGGACCCCCGGGCCCGTGTGATTGAGCAGCTGTGCTACGGCTGCCGTGTGAACATGAAGGACTTG CCCTCCCTGGACCCCCTGCCACCCTACATCCTGGCCGAGGCCCAGCTCCGCAGCCAGAG GGCCGAGGCTGAGCAGATCCAGGAGTACCTACTGGAAGACCGTGAGGACGAGGACGCACGGCCTGGCGAGAACTGA
- the CTU2 gene encoding cytoplasmic tRNA 2-thiolation protein 2 isoform X2 — MCEVGEDYRAPAGQPPPRPGREQKCVKCKEGLPVVVIRAGDAFCRDCFKAFYVHKFRAVLGKNRLIFPGEKVLLAWSGGPSSSSMLWQVLEGLSRDSAKRLRFVPGVVYADEGAACGQSPEDRAKTVAEAKLVLQSVGFPWHIVALEEVFSLPPSVLRCSAREPVGTEGAYKAAVGSLLQQQHALGEEQQSLPCPPRLPIQAGPPTAGQTEALSTLFSSVETLTAKEELLRTLRTHLILHVARTHGYSKGFSDERHGDVVVVRPMREHTLKEVAFYNRLFAVPSVFTPAVDTKAPEKASIHRLMEAFILRLQAQFPSTVSTVYRTSEKLVKAPRDGCAAGTPGPRCLLCMCVLDVDTADSATAFGAQTSSQLPQTQPPIAQAEAPTVSCCCTRMGGARHCCRTEEDPRARVIEQLCYGCRVNMKDLPSLDPLPPYILAEAQLRSQRAEAEQIQEYLLEDREDEDARPGEN, encoded by the exons ATGTGCGAGGTGGGCGAGGACTATCGGGCGCCCGCGGGGCAGCCGCCGCCACGGCCCGG CCGTGAGCAGAAATGTGTGAAGTGCAAGGAAGGCCTGCCTGTCGTGGTGATCCGAGCCGGAGATGCTTTCTGCAG GGACTGTTTCAAGGCGTTTTACGTCCACAAGTTCAGAGCCGTGCTTGGAAAGAACCGGCTGATCTTCCCGGGGGAGAAG GTGCTCCTGGCGTGGTCCGGGGGGCCTTCGTCCAGCTCCATGCTCTGGCAGGTCCTTGAG GGCCTGAGTCGAGATTCTGCCAAGAGACTGCGTTTCGTGCCAGGGGTTGTCTACGCCGATG AGGGAGCAGCCTGTGGCCAGAGCCCGGAGGACAGAGCAAAAACCGTGGCCGAGGCGAAGCTGGTCTTGCAGAGCGTCGGCTTCCCGTGGCACATTGTTGCCTTGGAAGAG gtgttcagcctgccgccctctGTGCTGCGCTGCTCTGCCCGGGAGCCGGTGGGGACCGAGGGAGCCTATAAGGCGGCCGTGGGCAGTCTCCTGCAGCAGCAGCACGCCCTGGGCGAGGAGCAGCAGAGCCTGCCCTGCCCCCCGCGCCTCCCGATCCAGGCTGGGCCACCCACAGCCGGCCAGACTGAGGCTCTGTCCACACTGTTCAGCTCAGTGGAGACGCTGACGGCCAAGGAGGAGCTTCTGCGGACACTGCG gaCCCACTTGATCCTGCACGTGGCCCGGACCCACGGCTACTCCAAG ggcttcTCAGACGAGCGACACGGCGACGTGGTGGTGGTGCGGCCCATGCGCGAGCACACGCTTAAGGAGGTCGCCTTCTACAACCGCCTGTTTGCCGTCCCCTCCGTCTTCACGCCGGCCGTTGACACCAAG GCCCCCGAAAAGGCCAGCATCCACCGGCTGATGGAGGCCTTCATCCTCAGGCTGCAGGCCCAGTTCCCCTCCACGGTCAGCACGGTGTACAG gacgaGCGAGAAACTGGTCAAGGCGCCCAGAGATGGCTGTGCTGCCGGCACCCCCGGCCCCCGCTGCCTGCTCTGTATGTGCGTGCTGGATGTCGACACTGCTG ACAGTGCCACAGCTTTTGGGGCTCAGACCTCCTCGCAGCTCCCCCAGACGCAGCCCCCCATTGCACAGGCTGAGGCGCCCACCGTGTCCTGCTGCTGCACCAGGATGGGCGGGGCCCGGCACTGCTGCAGGAC GGAGGAGGACCCCCGGGCCCGTGTGATTGAGCAGCTGTGCTACGGCTGCCGTGTGAACATGAAGGACTTG CCCTCCCTGGACCCCCTGCCACCCTACATCCTGGCCGAGGCCCAGCTCCGCAGCCAGAG GGCCGAGGCTGAGCAGATCCAGGAGTACCTACTGGAAGACCGTGAGGACGAGGACGCACGGCCTGGCGAGAACTGA